From Massilia sp. WG5, a single genomic window includes:
- a CDS encoding TraU family protein, which produces MKKIFAAALVAAGVLAGYSQAEPGIGAVCTGKFPNLITDVCYDCMFPISLAGNLISIGVSGDDYDSGAGASPVCACVSNLSVGTPMSFWEPTFMVDVTNKPGCMPLLGGIDISTPFNSLEYGAEQRSAAPSGSLRKSAFMHVNEYINPVMTALGVISDSPCLDQRGFDVPFISWADPTWNDDALAMILTPYGYAFAGIPSIAAEAPDAIAATTGFPTASLFWVAGAWGPMYPVTGNVATTNSPEQTAHLLTARLFAKLHAAGVQQSTAGLDALRSCGAMGLPEFLMDKRQYKTNRVFPFPDNTCTPFGRPLLLQEKGAARPQDKDYGYFIFRKKDCCAPVYSPL; this is translated from the coding sequence ATGAAGAAGATTTTCGCTGCAGCGCTGGTCGCTGCAGGCGTCTTAGCGGGCTACTCGCAAGCCGAACCGGGCATCGGGGCAGTATGCACGGGAAAATTCCCGAACCTGATCACGGACGTTTGCTACGACTGCATGTTCCCGATCAGCCTGGCCGGCAATCTGATCAGCATCGGCGTTTCTGGAGACGATTACGACAGCGGCGCCGGGGCCTCGCCGGTCTGTGCATGCGTCTCGAATCTGTCGGTGGGGACGCCGATGAGCTTCTGGGAGCCGACGTTCATGGTCGACGTGACCAACAAGCCGGGATGCATGCCACTGCTCGGCGGAATCGACATCTCCACGCCGTTCAATTCGCTCGAGTACGGCGCCGAGCAGCGTAGCGCAGCACCGTCCGGCTCGCTTAGAAAGAGCGCCTTCATGCACGTGAACGAATATATCAATCCGGTGATGACAGCGTTGGGCGTGATCTCGGATTCGCCCTGCCTGGACCAGCGCGGCTTCGATGTCCCCTTCATCAGCTGGGCGGACCCGACCTGGAACGACGATGCGCTGGCCATGATTTTGACGCCCTACGGCTATGCATTCGCGGGGATTCCTTCGATCGCGGCCGAAGCGCCGGACGCGATCGCGGCGACCACCGGCTTCCCGACGGCGTCGCTATTCTGGGTCGCCGGGGCATGGGGACCCATGTATCCGGTGACCGGTAACGTGGCCACCACGAATTCGCCCGAGCAGACGGCGCATCTGCTGACCGCTCGCCTGTTCGCAAAACTACACGCCGCGGGCGTCCAACAGTCGACGGCCGGCTTGGACGCGCTGCGTTCGTGCGGGGCGATGGGCCTGCCCGAATTCCTGATGGATAAGCGGCAGTACAAGACCAACCGCGTATTCCCCTTCCCCGACAATACCTGCACGCCGTTCGGGCGTCCGCTCCTCCTTCAAGAGAAGGGCGCAGCAAGGCCGCAGGACAAAGACTATGGCTACTTCATTTTCCGCAAGAAGGACTGCTGTGCGCCCGTCTACTCACCTCTGTAA
- a CDS encoding TraE/TraK family type IV conjugative transfer system protein, with product MDISTRTGTIADLQTANKFYRYSNLGLVGALLVAVIYIFTQDKIVLQQIPGMSTNAEYSKNAMDVGAQRAIVLAVTNNLVQVNPSNASYQKLFLQAFLAPAVYTKVSAEIDAKAKLLADQRELGSYYFVFRSHQYDPKLNKHFVLGEVHTVNAAKDSAEPWVFEYPVHVDNYRLVVDDIASYKGDKAHNSSWMEGQKQ from the coding sequence ATGGATATCTCGACTCGAACCGGAACCATCGCGGATCTGCAGACCGCGAACAAATTCTACCGTTACTCCAACCTCGGCCTGGTGGGCGCCCTGCTGGTCGCCGTCATCTACATCTTCACCCAGGACAAGATCGTCCTGCAGCAGATACCTGGCATGTCGACGAATGCGGAATACAGCAAAAACGCGATGGACGTCGGCGCGCAGCGGGCGATCGTGCTGGCCGTGACGAACAACCTTGTCCAGGTCAATCCGTCGAACGCGTCGTATCAGAAGTTGTTCCTGCAGGCCTTCCTCGCACCGGCGGTGTACACGAAGGTGAGCGCCGAGATCGACGCCAAAGCCAAGCTGCTGGCCGACCAGCGTGAGCTCGGTTCCTATTACTTCGTCTTCCGTTCGCACCAGTACGACCCGAAGCTCAACAAGCACTTCGTGCTCGGCGAGGTCCATACCGTCAACGCCGCCAAGGATTCGGCCGAGCCGTGGGTGTTCGAATATCCGGTCCACGTGGACAACTATCGCCTCGTCGTCGACGACATCGCGTCCTATAAGGGCGACAAGGCCCACAACTCAAGCTGGATGGAGGGACAGAAGCAATGA
- a CDS encoding type-F conjugative transfer system secretin TraK, translating to MKHVTPISLMLLAGLAAGTAHAQQSASATFAAVPSHASASGTFGASADLPPAKATSDQCERTVSVPCEPKRLQPRVKTRTAVLKKPADPKFDPLAVHPEAAVKDTKAPAIELPGVMKIAGADAHALDFSRARVIDVTNAGSQVVYVSAVDRNRIQLPWPNPKVVGTDEITIDKSPTSNNVYMQFKPGVKRGVTVSFEQPDGSSVVDLKLEPKDITGQVIIVRDSMARAGEQKPLKGGDYVAAIQSVMEQVALGAAPQGYSQADLAVGPIAMNGLVVTPQKVFSSANRDIYVYDVANPGPQKATLQEKEFDGENVLAISIFPKPILAANERTKVIVLTRKASGG from the coding sequence ATGAAACACGTCACGCCCATTTCCCTGATGCTGCTGGCCGGACTGGCAGCCGGAACCGCCCATGCGCAGCAGAGTGCCAGCGCTACCTTCGCCGCCGTCCCTTCGCATGCCAGCGCGTCCGGCACGTTCGGCGCCTCTGCCGACCTGCCGCCGGCCAAGGCGACGAGCGACCAGTGCGAACGCACGGTGTCGGTACCGTGCGAACCGAAGCGGCTGCAGCCCCGGGTAAAAACCAGGACCGCCGTGCTCAAGAAGCCGGCTGATCCGAAGTTCGACCCGCTTGCGGTGCATCCCGAGGCCGCGGTGAAGGATACCAAGGCGCCCGCAATCGAGCTGCCAGGCGTCATGAAGATCGCGGGCGCAGATGCGCATGCACTGGATTTCAGCCGCGCGCGCGTCATCGACGTCACCAACGCGGGGTCACAGGTCGTCTATGTCAGCGCTGTCGACCGGAACCGGATCCAGCTGCCGTGGCCGAATCCGAAGGTCGTGGGTACGGACGAGATCACCATCGACAAGAGCCCGACTAGCAATAACGTCTACATGCAGTTCAAACCCGGCGTGAAGCGAGGCGTTACGGTCTCCTTCGAACAGCCCGACGGCTCCTCGGTCGTCGACCTGAAGCTGGAACCGAAGGACATCACCGGACAGGTGATCATCGTTCGCGATTCGATGGCGCGCGCCGGCGAGCAGAAGCCGCTCAAGGGCGGCGATTATGTGGCCGCCATCCAGTCCGTCATGGAGCAGGTCGCGCTCGGCGCGGCGCCGCAGGGTTACTCCCAAGCCGACCTCGCCGTCGGTCCGATTGCGATGAATGGCCTGGTGGTCACGCCGCAAAAGGTGTTCTCCTCGGCCAACCGGGACATCTACGTGTACGACGTGGCGAACCCCGGGCCGCAGAAGGCGACGCTGCAGGAAAAGGAATTCGACGGCGAGAATGTCCTGGCCATTTCGATCTTTCCCAAGCCAATTCTCGCCGCGAACGAGCGGACCAAGGTCATCGTGTTGACCCGCAAGGCATCGGGAGGCTGA
- a CDS encoding HAMP domain-containing sensor histidine kinase, translated as MISSIRRRVWTSAWKNRTISWRLSLMATIPLMVMAIFELVYLWYNGPYEVRSDLREHGEILAAAIAENSEYGLTSGNLKDLERTVRSLVAADKWIYRIDVVDSGRKPRLSIQAKDGRQAGGGRFDARVFRRTLPVDDFGSDELPHFSGEDRERVETTEVIGEVHVLLSEEPAIAKQKRRLLLQMLLLVFAVPLSVWVATLLGKALHRPMNTAIRALRDVRGGDYSVQLDVDDGGEMGELLDAINDMSRSLDEAKRNLEGKVLARTQDLEASRNEALKADAEKRRLIQKVDSAVEDERKSIAVEIHDELNATLLGARYSSRRILDMASALPASHETAVIKESAETIDRISAQLYTSARKIVRRLRPEVLDMLGLEGAVEEMLQTYESAPGAPSFTFNHAGDFSQVEGALAIAAYRLIQECVSNVVKHAQAKDVVVMAKVRISEDARMLRLGVIDDGIGFEPDGVQEGIGLIGMKERVYAFGGTLRIKTGQGAGTHIEIELPLNTNTSTKD; from the coding sequence ATGATTTCATCGATTCGACGACGCGTGTGGACATCGGCCTGGAAGAACCGGACGATCAGCTGGCGGCTCAGCCTCATGGCCACCATTCCGCTGATGGTGATGGCGATCTTCGAGCTGGTCTACCTTTGGTATAACGGTCCCTACGAGGTGCGCAGCGATCTGCGGGAACATGGCGAGATCCTCGCGGCGGCGATTGCCGAAAACAGCGAGTACGGCCTTACCTCAGGCAATCTGAAGGACCTGGAGCGTACCGTGCGCAGCCTTGTCGCGGCCGACAAATGGATCTACCGGATCGATGTGGTCGACAGCGGACGCAAACCACGCCTGTCGATACAGGCGAAGGATGGCCGACAGGCTGGTGGCGGCCGCTTCGACGCCCGGGTGTTTCGGCGTACGCTACCAGTCGACGACTTCGGCAGCGACGAGCTTCCTCATTTCTCGGGCGAGGACCGCGAGCGGGTCGAGACCACTGAGGTGATCGGCGAGGTGCATGTGTTGCTCTCCGAAGAGCCGGCCATCGCCAAGCAAAAGCGGCGTCTGCTGTTGCAGATGCTTCTCCTGGTCTTCGCGGTGCCTCTGAGCGTCTGGGTGGCTACCCTGCTCGGCAAAGCGCTTCACAGGCCGATGAACACGGCGATCCGGGCGCTGCGGGATGTCCGCGGCGGCGACTATTCCGTACAGCTCGACGTCGACGACGGCGGCGAGATGGGCGAACTGCTGGACGCCATCAACGACATGTCCCGCAGTCTCGACGAAGCGAAGCGCAACCTCGAGGGCAAGGTGCTGGCACGCACGCAGGATCTGGAGGCGTCTCGGAATGAGGCGCTCAAGGCTGACGCCGAGAAGCGTAGGCTGATTCAGAAGGTGGACTCCGCCGTCGAGGACGAGCGCAAGAGTATCGCGGTCGAAATCCACGATGAACTGAATGCAACCTTGCTGGGTGCTCGCTATAGCTCCAGACGGATCCTGGACATGGCGAGCGCGCTTCCCGCGAGCCATGAAACTGCCGTCATCAAGGAAAGTGCGGAAACGATCGACCGCATCTCGGCGCAGCTCTATACGAGCGCACGCAAGATCGTCCGTCGCCTCCGGCCGGAAGTGCTGGATATGCTCGGGCTCGAGGGGGCAGTGGAAGAGATGTTGCAGACCTATGAATCGGCTCCTGGGGCGCCGTCCTTCACCTTTAATCACGCTGGCGACTTCAGCCAGGTGGAAGGTGCGCTCGCGATCGCCGCTTATCGCCTGATTCAGGAATGCGTGTCCAACGTGGTCAAGCATGCTCAGGCCAAGGACGTCGTCGTCATGGCGAAAGTGCGGATCAGCGAGGACGCGCGGATGCTGCGACTGGGCGTGATCGACGACGGCATTGGGTTCGAACCCGACGGCGTGCAGGAAGGCATTGGGCTGATCGGCATGAAGGAGCGGGTCTACGCGTTTGGCGGCACGCTGCGGATCAAAACCGGGCAGGGCGCGGGCACCCACATCGAAATCGAGTTGCCGTTGAACACCAACACTTCAACAAAGGATTAG
- a CDS encoding response regulator, translating to MKNEPTRTTVLLADDHQIVRTGIATALEKRGITVIGQAKSAEEVVPLYQQTKPDVVLLDMRFGEKMTGFDVAADLLRADPNARIVFCSQFDQNTLIKRTYDVGALAFVNKDCEETELADAVQHARDGKLYFQPRIADRMAKLQVRGERTPFSSLTERELEIAKLMAKGMTIAEIAEDQKLSPKTVSNASMTIKEKLGISRPAELTMLAAKHHLIDL from the coding sequence TTGAAGAACGAGCCCACGCGGACGACGGTATTACTCGCAGACGATCACCAGATTGTCCGGACCGGCATTGCTACCGCCCTGGAAAAGCGCGGTATCACGGTGATCGGGCAGGCGAAGAGTGCTGAGGAGGTCGTTCCGCTGTACCAGCAGACCAAGCCGGACGTCGTGTTGCTTGACATGCGCTTCGGCGAAAAAATGACCGGTTTCGATGTCGCGGCCGACCTGCTGAGGGCGGATCCGAATGCACGCATTGTGTTCTGCAGCCAGTTCGACCAAAACACACTCATCAAGCGGACCTACGACGTCGGCGCCCTGGCGTTCGTGAACAAGGATTGCGAAGAGACCGAGCTGGCCGACGCCGTGCAACACGCCCGGGACGGGAAGCTGTATTTCCAGCCGCGTATCGCTGATCGCATGGCGAAGCTCCAGGTGCGCGGGGAGCGTACGCCGTTTTCGTCGTTGACCGAGCGGGAGCTTGAAATCGCTAAGCTCATGGCCAAGGGAATGACCATCGCGGAAATCGCCGAGGACCAGAAGCTCTCGCCGAAGACTGTTTCGAACGCCAGCATGACCATCAAGGAGAAGCTCGGCATTTCCCGCCCTGCCGAACTGACCATGCTGGCGGCGAAACACCATCTCATTGATTTGTGA
- a CDS encoding CPBP family intramembrane glutamic endopeptidase, translated as MSFSWDFILTFGTLAAAVLALWSPAPEIRGCRTWLWAPILALACLAGMATGFLTWQAPCWLALYAMLAIAGREASLPWLRVPLLLATWVAPFMFAAHRFPGFVNPTLVDQVHFSTDAAAYSIRANFDMAAVGVILAGVFCQRLRNPSEWAQMLRRVWSVTALTVVVVLGIGMLLNYVRPDLKWTPYSAFFLTSNLLFTCVTEEAFFRGFTLAGIARLTSSWRFGTVFSAVVSAVLFGIAHVKGGPMLMVLATVAGLHYGAAYLVSRRLEGAILTHFALNAVHFVAFTYPNLSS; from the coding sequence ATGTCGTTCAGCTGGGACTTCATACTGACATTCGGGACTCTGGCCGCGGCAGTCCTGGCGCTCTGGTCGCCAGCACCGGAGATTCGCGGCTGCCGAACCTGGCTGTGGGCGCCCATCCTGGCCCTGGCGTGCCTGGCTGGCATGGCGACGGGCTTCCTGACCTGGCAGGCGCCGTGCTGGCTTGCACTCTATGCGATGCTCGCGATCGCGGGCCGTGAGGCCTCACTACCCTGGCTGCGTGTGCCGTTGCTGCTGGCGACCTGGGTCGCACCATTCATGTTCGCCGCGCACCGTTTTCCCGGGTTCGTCAATCCTACGCTGGTCGACCAGGTCCATTTTTCCACAGACGCGGCCGCCTACAGCATACGTGCCAACTTCGACATGGCAGCGGTCGGCGTGATCCTCGCCGGCGTATTTTGCCAGCGGCTACGAAACCCGAGCGAGTGGGCCCAGATGCTCCGACGGGTATGGTCGGTAACGGCGCTGACGGTTGTCGTCGTGCTCGGGATTGGCATGCTCCTCAACTACGTCCGCCCGGACTTGAAATGGACTCCTTATTCGGCTTTTTTCCTGACCTCGAACCTGCTGTTCACCTGCGTGACGGAAGAGGCGTTCTTCCGCGGTTTCACGCTCGCCGGCATTGCACGGCTGACGTCGAGCTGGCGGTTCGGCACGGTGTTCTCGGCAGTCGTCTCGGCGGTCCTGTTCGGGATCGCCCATGTCAAGGGCGGCCCGATGCTGATGGTTCTGGCGACGGTCGCTGGGCTGCACTACGGGGCGGCTTACCTCGTCTCGAGGCGTCTCGAAGGCGCAATCCTCACGCACTTCGCGCTCAATGCGGTCCACTTCGTCGCTTTCACCTATCCCAACTTGTCAAGCTAA
- a CDS encoding DsbC family protein — MRKLILALSLACCAQAHADFLQDLHTKYPQTKDAVVKKAFGNFYSIVRGNEIIYINDDLSILINGDVVDLKANRSLTNTLREANRPKFDLSDLRESDAIKMGNGTRRIFVFSDPDCPYCRQLQGELGKLENVSVFVLPLPLTGLHPNAATIAENIWCASDRSAAWNGYLLRGVKPAEKACSNPLVRNAALAAKYRVLGTPAIVFEDGSVVPGAVPASAIEARLAALAKK, encoded by the coding sequence ATGCGCAAATTGATACTCGCTCTTTCCCTGGCCTGCTGCGCACAAGCGCACGCGGACTTCCTGCAGGACCTGCACACGAAATACCCCCAGACCAAGGATGCCGTGGTCAAGAAGGCGTTCGGGAATTTCTATTCGATCGTGCGCGGCAACGAAATCATTTACATCAACGACGACCTGTCGATCCTGATTAACGGCGACGTGGTCGACCTGAAGGCGAACCGCTCGCTGACGAACACCCTGCGCGAGGCCAATCGACCGAAGTTCGACCTGTCGGACCTACGCGAGTCTGATGCCATCAAGATGGGCAACGGCACGCGCAGGATCTTCGTTTTCTCTGACCCGGATTGCCCGTACTGCCGGCAACTGCAGGGCGAACTGGGCAAGCTTGAGAACGTGTCGGTCTTCGTCCTGCCGTTGCCGCTGACCGGCCTGCATCCAAACGCGGCAACGATCGCCGAGAATATCTGGTGCGCGAGCGACCGGTCGGCCGCGTGGAACGGCTACCTGCTGCGCGGAGTGAAGCCGGCCGAGAAGGCATGTAGCAATCCGCTCGTACGCAACGCCGCACTCGCGGCGAAATATCGCGTCCTTGGTACCCCGGCCATTGTCTTCGAGGATGGCTCGGTCGTCCCCGGCGCAGTGCCGGCATCGGCTATCGAAGCGCGTCTCGCGGCGCTGGCGAAGAAATGA
- a CDS encoding TonB-dependent siderophore receptor, with protein MNGTPRLLAVGALALLANSPSLARTNDDPLSDDVSVVLTPTRLKQSLADVPGSVTVITADMLDKYGIRSVPEALRLVPGMEVTQLTNSDYRINYHGTNIYSPRRLNVLIDGVSAYRSAFARVDWAALPVSIDDIQRIEVTRGPNSASYGPNSMEAVVNIITKDPQAVDGAAVRATAGSRDLGEGYARYAGSIGATRLRLSAEHTENKGFDRVTSFGNSGAFPDHDGIRTDRFNWRSTTELTAQDQVDLQFSLVNSKQQQVVADQYQVTYPDVGLRERDLSLTWRHTVSANQEFRVQAYQSEHKNREGWTECIPAFAFLPELGALWRANPDYVRTIIAGGQPSGDSAQDNALLLQALIAIRLRGAAALQTTCGNTNNDYSERRRDIELQHTYVFSNALRVVSGLGLRRDQAASATYLGGTVGNTTWRAFANVEYRPFETMSVNAGGFYQKDDLTGSPFSPRVALNKHLDANNTVRFVVSRADRMPDIIEQRANWSYLTTNMTPPVTSSGSAYFAQSALARGNLDAEKMLSREIGYSGNFPQYGLMVDAKLFDDHLTNLISERLTLDSFSPTNHGEARLRGAEIQADLDITTGWSVHAGYTRLNNRSNDPQEQTQYSKNSALLGVARSFDSGWRAGLSLYWAGAAPNGQSRYGRQDLTVSKTFRIARATLTPVLTVSHLSDRLTTSVYDIDRTVVNGYSDATRYAASIRVSY; from the coding sequence ATGAACGGAACCCCTCGCCTCCTCGCCGTTGGTGCGCTCGCGTTGCTCGCCAACAGTCCTTCGCTTGCAAGAACCAACGACGATCCACTTTCCGATGACGTGTCGGTCGTGTTGACGCCGACACGCCTGAAACAGTCGTTAGCGGACGTACCCGGCAGCGTCACCGTCATCACGGCCGATATGCTCGATAAGTACGGAATCCGGTCGGTTCCTGAAGCGCTGCGTCTGGTTCCGGGCATGGAGGTCACGCAGCTGACAAACAGCGACTACCGCATCAACTATCACGGAACCAACATTTACTCGCCGCGGCGCCTGAACGTCTTGATCGACGGGGTGTCCGCCTACCGTTCGGCGTTCGCTCGCGTCGACTGGGCCGCGCTGCCGGTTTCGATCGACGACATCCAGCGGATCGAGGTGACGCGTGGGCCGAACAGTGCGTCCTATGGTCCGAACTCGATGGAAGCTGTCGTGAACATCATCACCAAGGACCCTCAGGCGGTGGACGGCGCCGCGGTGCGGGCGACCGCCGGCTCGCGCGATCTTGGCGAGGGCTATGCGCGCTATGCCGGCTCGATCGGCGCTACGCGTCTGCGGCTCTCGGCCGAGCATACGGAGAACAAGGGATTCGATCGCGTCACCAGTTTCGGCAACTCCGGAGCGTTCCCGGACCACGACGGGATCAGGACCGACCGCTTTAACTGGCGGTCGACCACCGAATTGACGGCGCAGGATCAGGTCGACCTGCAGTTCTCGCTGGTGAACAGCAAGCAGCAACAAGTCGTCGCCGACCAGTACCAGGTAACGTATCCCGACGTCGGTCTCAGGGAGCGCGACCTTAGCCTGACCTGGCGCCATACCGTATCCGCGAACCAGGAGTTCAGGGTGCAGGCGTACCAGTCCGAGCACAAGAACCGCGAAGGCTGGACCGAATGCATTCCGGCGTTCGCGTTCCTCCCCGAACTCGGGGCGCTGTGGCGCGCCAATCCGGATTACGTGCGCACCATCATCGCGGGCGGCCAGCCCAGCGGCGACTCTGCGCAGGACAATGCGCTTTTGCTGCAGGCGCTCATCGCGATCCGTTTGCGCGGCGCCGCGGCCCTGCAGACTACGTGCGGCAACACCAACAACGACTATAGCGAGCGTCGGCGTGACATCGAGCTGCAGCACACCTACGTCTTCTCGAATGCGCTGCGCGTCGTCAGCGGCCTCGGCCTGCGTCGCGACCAGGCCGCCAGCGCGACCTACCTTGGGGGAACCGTCGGCAACACGACCTGGCGCGCATTCGCGAACGTCGAGTATCGCCCATTCGAGACCATGAGCGTCAACGCCGGCGGGTTCTACCAGAAGGACGATCTGACCGGATCCCCTTTTTCCCCACGCGTCGCGCTCAACAAACACCTGGACGCCAACAATACGGTGCGCTTCGTGGTATCGCGCGCCGACCGCATGCCGGACATTATCGAGCAGCGCGCAAACTGGTCCTACCTCACGACGAACATGACGCCGCCCGTGACGTCGTCCGGATCGGCCTACTTCGCGCAAAGCGCTCTGGCAAGAGGGAACCTCGACGCCGAGAAGATGTTGTCGCGCGAGATCGGCTACAGCGGCAATTTCCCGCAATATGGCCTGATGGTGGACGCGAAGCTCTTTGACGACCACCTAACGAACCTGATCTCGGAACGGCTGACCCTCGATTCATTCTCCCCGACCAATCACGGGGAAGCGCGCCTGCGCGGTGCCGAGATCCAGGCAGACCTTGACATTACAACCGGGTGGAGCGTGCACGCCGGCTATACGCGCTTAAACAATCGCAGCAACGATCCGCAGGAGCAGACGCAGTACTCGAAGAACAGTGCGCTTCTCGGCGTGGCCCGTTCCTTCGACAGCGGATGGCGCGCAGGTTTGTCGCTGTACTGGGCCGGTGCGGCGCCGAACGGTCAAAGCCGTTACGGTCGCCAGGACCTTACCGTGTCGAAGACTTTCAGGATCGCACGGGCGACGCTGACGCCGGTGCTCACGGTGAGCCACTTGAGTGACCGACTGACGACATCGGTGTACGACATCGATCGCACCGTCGTGAACGGTTATTCCGATGCCACCCGTTACGCGGCGTCGATTCGCGTAAGCTACTGA
- a CDS encoding transglycosylase SLT domain-containing protein, whose translation MARYLIAVLCILASSAAQADCFDRAAARFKLNSDLLRAMAEQESGNRDDAVGPLLADGNRALGKLQVNTIHLPELAKYGVTREDLMTECGSVFTGAWIFAGYVRRVGYTWQAVGIYNTGPASKNYAAQARYIAGVRRRFERLQRKRAVAAQQLVQQQVQQPVQQPVQLASNMAVWRSE comes from the coding sequence ATGGCTCGCTACCTGATCGCAGTGCTGTGCATACTGGCCAGCTCTGCTGCGCAGGCGGATTGCTTCGATCGCGCCGCCGCGCGCTTCAAGCTGAACTCTGACTTATTGCGCGCAATGGCCGAGCAGGAATCTGGCAACCGAGATGATGCTGTTGGGCCGCTACTGGCCGACGGCAACCGCGCCCTCGGAAAACTGCAGGTCAACACGATCCATCTGCCCGAGCTGGCCAAGTATGGAGTCACCCGCGAGGACCTGATGACCGAATGCGGTAGCGTCTTCACCGGCGCCTGGATCTTCGCTGGATACGTGCGCCGGGTCGGGTACACCTGGCAGGCGGTCGGCATCTATAACACGGGGCCGGCGTCGAAGAATTATGCGGCACAGGCTCGCTATATCGCGGGCGTGCGACGCCGGTTCGAACGCCTACAGCGCAAGCGCGCAGTCGCGGCGCAGCAGCTGGTGCAGCAGCAGGTCCAGCAGCCAGTCCAGCAGCCGGTCCAGCTGGCGAGCAACATGGCCGTGTGGAGGAGCGAATGA
- a CDS encoding TrbC family F-type conjugative pilus assembly protein has product MIGALLGAAAPLHAQSLFESMRAGAAEQPGGYVFVSERVTDTALIPLARDARAAGFTIVINGFWGDLNATRQRVARINEACCGKNGARWQINPVLFQRYQVTAVPSFVISVGPGDAPADFSKVSGEMSVANALKFFTQQSRVPAVRKAAQGAYTRAFATQ; this is encoded by the coding sequence ATGATTGGTGCCCTGCTCGGTGCGGCAGCGCCGCTGCACGCCCAGAGCCTGTTCGAGAGCATGCGAGCTGGCGCCGCCGAACAACCAGGCGGCTACGTCTTCGTTTCCGAACGCGTGACCGATACCGCGTTGATCCCCCTTGCGCGGGACGCCAGGGCGGCGGGGTTCACGATCGTGATCAACGGGTTCTGGGGAGATCTCAACGCCACGCGGCAGCGCGTTGCGCGGATCAATGAGGCGTGCTGCGGTAAGAATGGCGCGCGCTGGCAGATCAACCCGGTGCTGTTCCAGCGCTACCAGGTCACCGCGGTTCCGAGCTTCGTGATCTCGGTCGGTCCCGGTGACGCGCCGGCCGACTTCAGCAAGGTCTCCGGAGAGATGAGCGTTGCGAATGCGCTCAAGTTCTTCACGCAGCAATCGCGCGTGCCGGCAGTTCGCAAGGCGGCGCAGGGCGCGTACACGCGAGCCTTTGCGACACAATAG
- a CDS encoding conjugal transfer protein: MMRGLVVCLLLAVPLLAGAENLGARGRTVPVDRDAREQMKDKIRQKEASGELARFWEDYRAKVIDAVKHPAPLGVPTDARVRTELHQLRFVMPQDYRDETGRVVVRRGTVIEPLKIQPMTTGLIFIDGRDEAQIQYALAAGRRERVKIVLTAGSPYDLRVRFRNVAWNGTPTVPFYFDQRKLIINQLQRLYGIQLRSVPAKLTQQGSQLQIEFGMRK; this comes from the coding sequence ATGATGCGCGGGCTGGTCGTCTGCCTGCTGCTGGCCGTGCCTTTGCTGGCGGGAGCGGAAAACCTTGGCGCACGCGGACGGACCGTGCCGGTCGACCGCGACGCTCGCGAACAGATGAAGGACAAGATCCGGCAGAAGGAAGCGAGCGGCGAGCTGGCGCGCTTCTGGGAAGACTACCGCGCCAAGGTGATCGATGCGGTGAAGCACCCGGCCCCCCTGGGCGTGCCAACGGACGCGCGCGTGCGCACGGAGTTGCATCAGCTTCGCTTCGTCATGCCGCAGGACTACAGGGACGAGACGGGGCGCGTGGTGGTTCGCCGTGGGACCGTGATCGAACCGTTGAAGATCCAGCCCATGACGACCGGCCTCATTTTCATCGACGGCCGCGACGAAGCGCAAATCCAGTATGCGCTTGCCGCCGGCAGGCGCGAGCGGGTCAAGATCGTCCTGACGGCCGGTTCCCCGTATGACCTGCGGGTCAGGTTCCGGAACGTGGCTTGGAACGGGACGCCAACGGTCCCGTTCTACTTCGACCAGCGAAAGCTGATCATCAACCAACTGCAGCGCCTGTATGGAATCCAGCTTCGCAGCGTGCCTGCGAAGCTGACCCAGCAGGGATCGCAACTGCAGATCGAGTTTGGGATGCGCAAATGA